The following are encoded in a window of Nitrospinota bacterium genomic DNA:
- a CDS encoding class I SAM-dependent methyltransferase yields the protein MSSFFKSLAPQLSAYPVSRAILEELDAQMPLLLKATVEASCSPFAGRLATLELIGQRLNGIYGDPANWLRQSVRSYVVLSVEFLELQRRLEKCGHYLYSTEKEAMEHVYHNKDVYGSDYLNGLLLSQPLWPNHYLMNKVFFTEKFLPGIKKNPESLEVGVGTGFQLYQLLTAHEDVRYTGLDISDFAIDRAGKFAFGHKGRPNARFINRNVSDGIPFEDNKFDSVMMGEVLEHVENPLVVLKELARVAAPDAPIFVTTAIFAASSDHIYLFENAQEVRELISNAKLSIELEDVLPVYPSDSPESSKRPLNYCAVLKKQA from the coding sequence ATGAGCTCCTTTTTCAAATCACTCGCCCCGCAATTGTCCGCATATCCGGTGTCCAGGGCGATCCTCGAGGAACTGGACGCGCAAATGCCGCTTCTGCTCAAGGCCACCGTCGAGGCGTCATGCTCCCCATTTGCCGGGCGGCTTGCCACACTGGAGCTTATCGGCCAAAGGCTGAACGGGATATATGGCGATCCGGCCAACTGGCTCAGGCAATCGGTCAGAAGTTACGTCGTGCTCAGCGTGGAGTTCCTGGAGTTGCAGAGGCGGCTGGAGAAATGCGGCCACTACCTGTATTCCACCGAGAAGGAGGCCATGGAGCATGTGTACCACAACAAGGATGTGTACGGCTCCGATTACCTTAACGGCCTTTTGCTAAGCCAGCCGCTGTGGCCCAACCATTATTTGATGAACAAGGTTTTTTTCACGGAAAAGTTCCTCCCCGGGATAAAGAAGAATCCGGAGTCGCTGGAAGTGGGCGTTGGCACGGGATTCCAGCTTTACCAGTTGCTCACGGCCCATGAGGATGTCCGTTATACCGGGCTGGACATCAGCGATTTCGCCATAGACAGGGCCGGCAAGTTCGCCTTCGGCCATAAGGGGCGGCCCAATGCGCGGTTCATCAACCGCAACGTCTCCGATGGAATCCCGTTCGAGGACAACAAATTCGACTCGGTGATGATGGGCGAAGTGCTCGAACATGTGGAGAATCCGCTGGTGGTGCTAAAGGAACTTGCCCGGGTGGCCGCGCCGGACGCTCCGATATTCGTCACCACGGCCATATTCGCCGCCAGTTCGGACCATATTTACCTTTTCGAGAATGCCCAAGAGGTCCGGGAGCTGATTTCCAACGCGAAACTTAGCATCGAACTGGAAGATGTGCTGCCGGTGTATCCGTCCGACAGCCCGGAATCGTCCAAAAGGCCGCTCAACTACTGCGCGGTGCTGAAAAAACAGGCCTGA
- a CDS encoding acyl carrier protein: MPDDNLKKLYSVFADLYGADANSLTEDSSQETIDGWDSIGMVHLINELEGQFGVSFEILEIADFKDIRAVKNALAAKGVAF; the protein is encoded by the coding sequence ATGCCTGACGACAACCTTAAGAAGCTTTATTCAGTGTTCGCCGACCTGTACGGCGCGGACGCAAACTCTTTGACCGAGGACTCCTCGCAGGAGACCATAGACGGATGGGACTCCATCGGCATGGTGCACCTTATAAACGAGCTTGAGGGGCAGTTCGGCGTGTCGTTCGAGATCCTCGAAATAGCGGACTTCAAGGACATCCGCGCCGTAAAGAACGCTTTGGCGGCGAAAGGAGTCGCTTTCTAA
- a CDS encoding HAD-IIIC family phosphatase, which produces MKNAAAGLDISGSWPEQAVKAVMEAAAAPSIGSVRRALKSVNELPAELAGPGFKLGIVRTYTVETQLDYIKLALSTCPCRPVIALGELDNIEQSLLDPASPMLQNSPDAVIVLWRLEELHPNLALEGHSWSPQARLAAAKQIIARIGNICAQYPKISSAPLFMSTFPYPARHINPVRDPHVHHGLSSVIMKINLELLEMASQNIHLHVLDIANLPARHIGSMYDDKMDLFARQPVADGLAAFSFAKHIKRVLRPLLYPPAKCLALDLDNTLWKGVLGEDGVEGLVIGHDFPGNVYRRIQHFAWSLKQQGILLALVTKNNHADVEEAFKRLDGMLLSLDDFAAVRANWAPKCENIREIAKELDIGLDSFVFLDDQEFERQEMKYMAPEVMVLEVSEDPLSIWRVLSECGYFDTYRGSEEDAKRHEDYANQRLRGQLLEKCGGVEDFLREMKMEAVIAPVDDSTLNRAAQMLSKTNQFNVTTKRHKAPDLAAMLSSKRNILLTISLKDRYGDQGIIGLAIAREVDAEQAVVDSFLLSCRALGRGAENALWSGLVENIAAKGYKKLAAEYAPTEKNAQVSGLFEKFGMTLTGEADGRKFYSLGLPAQVQYPDWIRIGEAVNA; this is translated from the coding sequence ATGAAAAACGCGGCGGCGGGGCTTGATATTTCCGGATCCTGGCCCGAGCAGGCCGTAAAGGCTGTGATGGAGGCTGCCGCTGCGCCTTCGATAGGGTCGGTCCGGCGGGCTTTAAAGAGCGTAAACGAACTTCCGGCGGAGCTTGCTGGGCCGGGGTTCAAGCTTGGAATCGTGCGGACGTACACGGTGGAGACACAGCTTGATTACATAAAGCTTGCTCTTTCCACATGCCCATGCAGGCCGGTGATAGCCTTGGGGGAGCTTGACAACATAGAGCAGTCGCTTCTGGATCCGGCGTCGCCGATGCTGCAAAACTCACCGGACGCGGTTATTGTCCTGTGGAGGCTTGAAGAGCTCCACCCGAATCTTGCGCTGGAAGGGCACAGCTGGAGCCCCCAGGCGCGGCTTGCGGCCGCAAAGCAGATCATCGCCAGGATCGGGAACATATGCGCCCAATACCCGAAGATTTCCTCCGCCCCTCTCTTTATGTCCACGTTCCCATATCCGGCGCGCCACATAAACCCTGTGAGGGACCCGCATGTCCATCACGGCCTGTCCAGCGTGATCATGAAGATAAACCTGGAGTTGCTGGAGATGGCCTCGCAAAACATCCATCTGCACGTTCTGGACATCGCAAACCTTCCGGCGCGTCATATCGGCTCGATGTATGACGACAAGATGGACCTGTTCGCCCGGCAGCCCGTGGCCGACGGGCTCGCGGCGTTTTCTTTCGCCAAACATATAAAGCGCGTTTTGCGCCCGCTTCTGTATCCGCCGGCCAAATGCCTGGCGTTGGACCTGGACAACACCCTCTGGAAAGGGGTGCTTGGCGAGGATGGGGTGGAAGGGCTTGTCATCGGCCACGATTTCCCGGGGAACGTTTACAGGCGGATACAGCACTTCGCCTGGTCGCTAAAGCAACAGGGGATTCTTCTGGCCCTTGTCACCAAGAACAACCACGCCGATGTGGAGGAGGCTTTCAAGCGGCTGGACGGGATGCTTCTTTCGCTGGACGATTTCGCGGCGGTGAGGGCGAACTGGGCCCCCAAATGTGAGAATATCCGCGAAATAGCAAAGGAACTTGACATCGGGCTGGACTCGTTCGTTTTTCTTGACGACCAGGAGTTCGAACGGCAGGAAATGAAGTATATGGCGCCCGAGGTGATGGTGCTGGAGGTGAGCGAGGACCCGCTGTCCATCTGGCGCGTTCTGTCCGAATGCGGCTATTTTGACACCTACAGGGGAAGCGAAGAGGACGCCAAAAGGCACGAGGACTACGCCAACCAGCGGTTGCGGGGCCAGTTGCTGGAAAAATGCGGCGGCGTGGAAGATTTCCTGCGCGAGATGAAAATGGAGGCGGTCATAGCCCCCGTGGACGATTCGACCCTGAACAGGGCCGCCCAGATGCTGTCCAAGACGAACCAGTTCAACGTCACCACAAAAAGGCACAAGGCGCCAGACCTGGCGGCGATGCTCTCGTCAAAGCGCAATATCCTGCTCACCATTTCGCTTAAGGACCGTTATGGCGACCAGGGGATCATCGGTCTTGCGATAGCCCGGGAGGTGGACGCGGAGCAGGCGGTGGTGGACAGTTTCCTTTTAAGCTGCAGAGCATTGGGAAGAGGGGCCGAGAACGCGCTTTGGAGCGGCCTTGTTGAAAACATCGCGGCGAAGGGCTATAAAAAACTTGCGGCGGAATACGCGCCGACGGAGAAAAACGCCCAGGTCTCCGGCCTTTTTGAAAAGTTTGGAATGACTTTGACGGGGGAGGCGGATGGGCGCAAGTTTTACTCGCTAGGCCTTCCCGCGCAGGTACAATACCCGGATTGGATAAGAATAGGAGAAGCCGTAAATGCCTGA